From one Eulemur rufifrons isolate Redbay chromosome 23, OSU_ERuf_1, whole genome shotgun sequence genomic stretch:
- the MMP2 gene encoding 72 kDa type IV collagenase isoform X2, whose protein sequence is MQKFFGLPQTGELDQSTIETMRKPRCGNPDVANYNFFPRKPKWDKNQITYRIIGYTPDLDPETVDDAFARAFRVWSDVTPLRFSRIHDGEADIMINFGRWEHGDGYPFDGKDGLLAHAFAPGTGVGGDSHFDDDELWTLGEGQVVRVKYGNADGEYCKFPFLFNGKEYTSCTDTGRSDGFLWCSTTYNFEKDGKYGFCPHEALFTMGGNADGQPCKFPFRFQGTSYDSCTTEGRTDGYRWCGTTEDYDRDKKYGFCPETAMSTVGGNSEGSPCVFPFTFLGNKYESCTSAGRSDGKMWCATSASYDDDRKWGFCPDQGYSLFLVAAHEFGHAMGLEHSEDPGALMAPIYTYTKNFRLSHDDIKGIQELYGASPDTDTDAGTGPTPTLGPVTPEICKQDIVFDGIAQIRGEIFFFKDRFIWRTVTPRDKPMGPLLVATFWPELPEKIDAVYEAPQEEKAVFFAGNEYWVYSASTLERGYPKPLSSLGLPPDVQRVDAAFNWSKNKKTYIFAGDKFWRYNEVKKKMDPGFPKLIADAWNAIPDNLDAVVDLQGSGHSYFFKGAYYLKLENQSLKSVKFGSIKSDWLGC, encoded by the exons ATGCAGAAGTTCTTTGGGCTGCCACAGACAGGTGAACTTGACCAGAGCACCATCGAGACCATGCGGAAGCCACGCTGTGGCAACCCAGATGTGGCCAACTACAACTTCTTCCCCCGCAAGCCCAAGTGGGACAAGAACCAGATCACATACAG GATCATTGGGTACACGCCGGATCTAGACCCAGAGACGGTGGATGACGCCTTTGCTCGTGCCTTCCGAGTTTGGAGTGACGTGACCCCACTGCGGTTTTCTCGCATCCATGATGGAGAGGCTGACATCATGATCAACTTTGGCCGCTGGG AGCACGGAGACGGGTACCCCTTTGATGGCAAGGACGGACTCCTGGCCCACGCCTTCGCCCCGGGCACTGGTGTCGGGGGAGACTCCCACTTTGACGATGATGAGCTATGGACCCTGGGAGAAGGGCAAG TGGTCCGTGTGAAGTACGGGAACGCCGACGGGGAGTACTGCAAGTTCCCCTTCCTGTTCAACGGCAAGGAGTACACCAGCTGCACCGACACGGGCCGCAGCGACGGCTTCCTCTGGTGTTCCACCACCTACAACTTCGAGAAGGACGGCAAGTATGGCTTCTGCCCCCACGAAG CCCTGTTCACCATGGGTGGCAACGCCGATGGACAGCCCTGCAAGTTCCCGTTCCGCTTCCAGGGTACATCCTACGACAGCTGCACCACCGAGGGCCGCACGGATGGCTACCGCTGGTGCGGCACCACGGAGGACTACGACCGCGACAAGAAGTACGGCTTCTGCCCGGAGACCG CCATGTCCACTGTTGGCGGGAACTCGGAAGGCTCCCCCTGTGTCTTCCCCTTTACCTTCCTGGGCAACAAGTACGAGAGCTGCACCAGCGCCGGCCGCAGCGATGGGAAGATGTGGTGTGCGACCTCGGCCAGCTATGACGACGACCGCAAGTGGGGCTTCTGCCCCGACCAAG GGTACAGCCTGTTCCTCGTGGCAGCCCACGAGTTTGGCCACGCCATGGGGCTGGAGCACTCCGAGGACCCCGGGGCTTTGATGGCGCCCATTTACACCTACACCAAGAACTTCCGCCTGTCCCACGACGACATCAAGGGCATTCAGGAGCTCTACG GGGCCtcccctgacactgacactgaTGCTGGTACCGGCCCCACCCCGACGCTGGGACCTGTCACTCCCGAGATCTGCAAACAGGACATTGTCTTTGATGGCATCGCTCAGATCCGTGGTGAGATCTTCTTCTTCAAGGACCG GTTCATTTGGCGGACAGTGACGCCACGTGACAAGCCCATGGGGCCCCTGCTGGTGGCCACATTCTGGCCTGAGCTCCCGGAAAAGATTGATGCCGTGTACGAGGCCCCACAGGAGGAGAAGGCTGTGTTCTTTGCAG GGAATGAGTACTGGGTCTACTCTGCCAGCACCCTGGAGCGAGGTTACCCCAAGCCTCTGAGCAGCCTGGGATTGCCCCCTGACGTGCAGCGGGTGGATGCTGCTTTTAACTGGAGCAAGAACAAGAAGACGTACATCTTCGCTGGAGACAAATTCTGGAG ATACAATGAGGTCAAGAAGAAAATGGATCCTGGCTTCCCCAAGCTCATCGCAGACGCCTGGAACGCCATCCCGGATAACCTGGATGCTGTCGTGGACCTGCAGGGCAGTG GTCACAGCTACTTCTTCAAGGGTGCGTATTACCTGAAACTGGAGAACCAAAGTCTGAAGAGTGTGAAGTTTGGAAGCATCAAATCCGACTGGCTGGGCTGCTGA
- the MMP2 gene encoding 72 kDa type IV collagenase isoform X1, whose protein sequence is MEARAARGALAGPLRALCILSCLLGRAAAAPSPIIKFPGDVAPKTDKELAVQYLNTFYGCPKESCNLFVLKDTLKKMQKFFGLPQTGELDQSTIETMRKPRCGNPDVANYNFFPRKPKWDKNQITYRIIGYTPDLDPETVDDAFARAFRVWSDVTPLRFSRIHDGEADIMINFGRWEHGDGYPFDGKDGLLAHAFAPGTGVGGDSHFDDDELWTLGEGQVVRVKYGNADGEYCKFPFLFNGKEYTSCTDTGRSDGFLWCSTTYNFEKDGKYGFCPHEALFTMGGNADGQPCKFPFRFQGTSYDSCTTEGRTDGYRWCGTTEDYDRDKKYGFCPETAMSTVGGNSEGSPCVFPFTFLGNKYESCTSAGRSDGKMWCATSASYDDDRKWGFCPDQGYSLFLVAAHEFGHAMGLEHSEDPGALMAPIYTYTKNFRLSHDDIKGIQELYGASPDTDTDAGTGPTPTLGPVTPEICKQDIVFDGIAQIRGEIFFFKDRFIWRTVTPRDKPMGPLLVATFWPELPEKIDAVYEAPQEEKAVFFAGNEYWVYSASTLERGYPKPLSSLGLPPDVQRVDAAFNWSKNKKTYIFAGDKFWRYNEVKKKMDPGFPKLIADAWNAIPDNLDAVVDLQGSGHSYFFKGAYYLKLENQSLKSVKFGSIKSDWLGC, encoded by the exons ATGGAGGCGCGAGCGGCCCGGGGCGCGCTCGCCGGTCCCCTGCGGGCGCTCTGCATCCTGAGCTGCCTGTTGggccgcgccgccgccgcgccgTCGCCCATCATCAAGTTCCCCGGCGACGTCGCCCCCAAAACGGACAAAGAGTTGGCTGTG CAATACCTGAACACCTTCTATGGCTGCCCCAAGGAGAGTTGCAACCTGTTTGTGCTGAAGGACACACTCAAGAAGATGCAGAAGTTCTTTGGGCTGCCACAGACAGGTGAACTTGACCAGAGCACCATCGAGACCATGCGGAAGCCACGCTGTGGCAACCCAGATGTGGCCAACTACAACTTCTTCCCCCGCAAGCCCAAGTGGGACAAGAACCAGATCACATACAG GATCATTGGGTACACGCCGGATCTAGACCCAGAGACGGTGGATGACGCCTTTGCTCGTGCCTTCCGAGTTTGGAGTGACGTGACCCCACTGCGGTTTTCTCGCATCCATGATGGAGAGGCTGACATCATGATCAACTTTGGCCGCTGGG AGCACGGAGACGGGTACCCCTTTGATGGCAAGGACGGACTCCTGGCCCACGCCTTCGCCCCGGGCACTGGTGTCGGGGGAGACTCCCACTTTGACGATGATGAGCTATGGACCCTGGGAGAAGGGCAAG TGGTCCGTGTGAAGTACGGGAACGCCGACGGGGAGTACTGCAAGTTCCCCTTCCTGTTCAACGGCAAGGAGTACACCAGCTGCACCGACACGGGCCGCAGCGACGGCTTCCTCTGGTGTTCCACCACCTACAACTTCGAGAAGGACGGCAAGTATGGCTTCTGCCCCCACGAAG CCCTGTTCACCATGGGTGGCAACGCCGATGGACAGCCCTGCAAGTTCCCGTTCCGCTTCCAGGGTACATCCTACGACAGCTGCACCACCGAGGGCCGCACGGATGGCTACCGCTGGTGCGGCACCACGGAGGACTACGACCGCGACAAGAAGTACGGCTTCTGCCCGGAGACCG CCATGTCCACTGTTGGCGGGAACTCGGAAGGCTCCCCCTGTGTCTTCCCCTTTACCTTCCTGGGCAACAAGTACGAGAGCTGCACCAGCGCCGGCCGCAGCGATGGGAAGATGTGGTGTGCGACCTCGGCCAGCTATGACGACGACCGCAAGTGGGGCTTCTGCCCCGACCAAG GGTACAGCCTGTTCCTCGTGGCAGCCCACGAGTTTGGCCACGCCATGGGGCTGGAGCACTCCGAGGACCCCGGGGCTTTGATGGCGCCCATTTACACCTACACCAAGAACTTCCGCCTGTCCCACGACGACATCAAGGGCATTCAGGAGCTCTACG GGGCCtcccctgacactgacactgaTGCTGGTACCGGCCCCACCCCGACGCTGGGACCTGTCACTCCCGAGATCTGCAAACAGGACATTGTCTTTGATGGCATCGCTCAGATCCGTGGTGAGATCTTCTTCTTCAAGGACCG GTTCATTTGGCGGACAGTGACGCCACGTGACAAGCCCATGGGGCCCCTGCTGGTGGCCACATTCTGGCCTGAGCTCCCGGAAAAGATTGATGCCGTGTACGAGGCCCCACAGGAGGAGAAGGCTGTGTTCTTTGCAG GGAATGAGTACTGGGTCTACTCTGCCAGCACCCTGGAGCGAGGTTACCCCAAGCCTCTGAGCAGCCTGGGATTGCCCCCTGACGTGCAGCGGGTGGATGCTGCTTTTAACTGGAGCAAGAACAAGAAGACGTACATCTTCGCTGGAGACAAATTCTGGAG ATACAATGAGGTCAAGAAGAAAATGGATCCTGGCTTCCCCAAGCTCATCGCAGACGCCTGGAACGCCATCCCGGATAACCTGGATGCTGTCGTGGACCTGCAGGGCAGTG GTCACAGCTACTTCTTCAAGGGTGCGTATTACCTGAAACTGGAGAACCAAAGTCTGAAGAGTGTGAAGTTTGGAAGCATCAAATCCGACTGGCTGGGCTGCTGA